A stretch of the Diprion similis isolate iyDipSimi1 chromosome 14, iyDipSimi1.1, whole genome shotgun sequence genome encodes the following:
- the LOC124414619 gene encoding palmitoleoyl-protein carboxylesterase NOTUM, protein MRTVLLISLGIAVFTVLVSAENKATNTISLSSGASPVIQSNTIQKFIEVLGKYELEDQRALKRVYLSNRSITCNDGSQAGFYLRKSQGSKRWVIFLEGGWYCYDHRSCRNRWLRLRHLMTSTQWSETRDVGGLLSSRPEENPFWWNANHVFVPYCTSDTWSGSRATPSDMFSFMGAEIVAQVVRDLIPLGLENASSLLLAGSSAGATGVMLNLDHVHSLVHQELGLKHIAIRGVSDSGWFLDRAPYSSNGLPATDAVRKGMELWKAKMPRNCVLKYPHEPWRCYFGYRLYPTLSVPLFVFQWIFDEAQMTADNVGAPVTKQQWDYIHKMGDSLRQTFENVTAVFAPSCISHGVLTKKDWQLVKIDEVSLPQALHCWEQTSLGNKRNENNRDHVETNQPCAKSARKLLRSGPTKVNGTFLDGGKIRNGSVSESRKNGLDGGGPAEERKGSNSPSQGGRAGNKRRRRKKHKGRRRERNKDGRQKKDKQERRRGGRRHGGRYGNNHTAMLNGTRPQRSVIPSNKRKCGQGCQFRFIERCTWPQCNHSCPRLHNPFTGEEMDFIELLKSFGLDMKSVANALGIDIQTLNNMDHDELLNLLTQQSPN, encoded by the exons ATGAGGACCGTGCTGCTG atatcgctgGGCATCGCGGTGTTCACCGTTTTGGTCTCCGCTGAAAACAAAGCGACGAACACTATCTCATTGTCGTCCGGAGCCTCGCCGGTCATCCAGAGTAACACGATTCAGAAGTTTATTGAAGTGCTGGGAAAGTATGAGCTCGAGGATCAACGAGCCCTGAAAAGAGTCTACCTCAGCAACAGGTCAATAACGTGCAACGACGGATCTCAGGCCGGATTTTACCTGAGAAAATCTCAGGGCTCCAAACGGTGGGTCATATTTCTTGAAGGCGGTTGGTACTGCTACGATCACAGAAGCTGCAGGAACAGATGGCTCAGGCTCAGGCACCTCATGACTTCTACACAATGGTCGGAGACCAGAGATG TTGGTGGCCTCCTGTCTTCACGCCCGGAGGAAAATCCTTTCTGGTGGAACGCCAACCACGT ATTCGTGCCCTACTGTACAAGCGACACGTGGAGTGGCAGCAGAGCGACGCCAAGTGACATGTTCTCATTCATGGGAGCGGAGATCGTGGCCCAAGTGGTAAGGGACTTGATTCCCTTGGGCCTGGAGAACGCGAGCTCACTCCTGCTGGCCGGAAGCAGCGCCGGAGCAACGGGAGTGATGCTGAATTTGGACCACGTGCACAGCTTGGTCCACCAGGAGCTGG GGTTAAAACACATCGCAATACGCGGGGTCAGCGACTCCGGATGGTTCCTGGACCGGGCCCCGTACTCTTCCAATGGCCTACCTGCCACCGACGCTGTCCGGAAAGGCATGGAGCTCTGGAAAGCCAAAATGCCCCGCAACTGCGTCCTCAAGTATCCCCACGAGCCGTGGAGATGCTACTTTGGCTACAGACTGTATCCCACACTCTCCG TGCCTCTTTTCGTCTTTCAATGGATCTTTGACGAGGCCCAAATGACCGCTGACAACGTCGGAGCACCAGTGACGAAACAGCAGTGGGACTACATTCATAAGATGGGTGACAGCTTAAGACAGACTTTCGAGAATGTGACGGCAGTCTTTGCACCGAGCTGCATTAGCCACGGAGTCCTGACCAAGAAGGACTGGCAATTGGTCAAGATCGATGAAGTCTCGTTGCCACAGGCGCTTCATTGCTGGGAGCAAACGTCACTTGGAAATAAACGTAACGA AAATAATCGTGACCACGTCGAAACAAATCAGCCCTGCGCAAAGTCCGCCAGAAAGCTGCTTCGTTCGGGCCCAACGAAGGTGAACGGCACCTTTTTGGACGGTGGTAAAATCCGGAACGGTTCCGTTTCGGAGTCCAGGAAGAACGGGCTGGACGGTGGAGGTCCTGCCGAGGAGAGAAAGGGGTCTAACAGTCCGTCGCAGGGTGGACGAGCCGGGAACAAGAggcgacgaagaaaaaaacataaggGTCGAAGGAGGGAACGAAACAAGGATGGTAGACAGAAGAAGGATAAGCAGGAGCGGAGGCGAGGAG gACGAAGGCACGGTGGCAGGTACGGAAACAACCACACGGCCATGCTGAACGGCACGAGGCCACAACGATCGGTGATACCTTCGAACAAACGGAAGTGCGGTCAGGGCTGCCAATTCCGTTTTATCGAACGCTGCACTTGGCCACAGTGCAATCACAGCTGTCCACGACTCCACAATCCATTCACAGGCGAGGAAATGGACTTTATCGAACTCCTCAAGAGCTTTGGCCTCGACATGAAGAGCGTGGCCAACGCTTTGGGCATCGACATACAAACCTTAAACAATATGGACCATGACGAACTCCTCAATCTTCTCACTCAACAATCGCCCAATTGA